A window of the Henckelia pumila isolate YLH828 chromosome 3, ASM3356847v2, whole genome shotgun sequence genome harbors these coding sequences:
- the LOC140887947 gene encoding ubiquitin C-terminal hydrolase 22-like — translation MSSSSSDHRSSWKINAHQTELSELQKPIPNSGDPAPVADKPAYFCQHLSELRLQLGQNPFRNLHDCLRVRPLGRASIRVGETIIRCGDCSRAPPCLYACVSCAALVCREHAANHAAETSHQVVVDVDRAELFCCSCRDQVYDQDFDAAVVAASVGLVPIPKPENLRKRRRVDYKPWTPDLREQALIEENSSPLPASQLPGGLRGLSNLGNTCFMNSVLQALLHTPPLRNYFLSDKHNRFYCERENRTIATRKSESSKSKNKNVQLCLACDLDAIFSAAFSGDRNPYSPAKFLYSWWQHASNLASYEQQDAHEFFISMLDGIHEKMQKDKRKHHTQGSGDCCIAHRVFSGILRSDVMCTSCGFTSTTYDPCVDLSLDLESNLAGSAKTTPTKSNNSVNVETDSMNTSQNFSISTLMGCLDRFTRPERLGSDQKFFCQQCQVRQESLKQMSIRKLPLVSCFHIKRFEHSSIRKMSKKIDRYLQFPFSMDMAPYLSSSILRSRYGNRIFPFDGDEQDPSSEFSSEFELFAVITHSGKLDAGHYVTYLRLSNQWYKCDDSWITQVNDNIVRSAQGYMMFYVQKMLYYRATERKDSSSV, via the exons ATGTCTTCCTCATCATCGGACCATCGGAGTTCTTGGAAGATCAATGCACACCAGACCGAATTGTCGGAATTGCAGAAACCAATTCCCAATTCCGGGGATCCGGCGCCGGTTGCTGACAAGCCTGCTTATTTTTGTCAGCATTTGTCGGAGCTTCGATTGCAGCTCGGACAGAATCCGTTTCGCAACCTGCACGACTGCCTCCGCGTCCGCCCCCTCGGCCGCGCCTCTATCCGGGTGGGAGAGACAATAATCCGGTGTGGAGACTGCTCCCGTGCGCCGCCATGCCTCTACGCCTGCGTGTCGTGCGCCGCTCTCGTTTGCCGCGAACATGCCGCGAACCACGCGGCGGAGACGTCACACCAGGTGGTGGTGGATGTCGATCGGGCCGAGCTCTTCTGCTGCTCGTGCAGAGATCAGGTCTACGATCAAGATTTCGATGCCGCCGTTGTTGCCGCTTCTGTGGGGTTGGTTCCCATTCCGAAGCCAGAGAATCTGCGGAAGCGGCGGCGCGTTGATTACAAACCATGGACGCCGGATCTCAGGGAGCAGGCTTTGATTGAGGAGAATTCAAGCCCTTTGCCCGCTAGTCAACTCCCAGGGGGTTTGAGGGGGCTGAGCAATCTTGGGAACACTTGCTTTATGAATTCTGTTTTGCAAGCGTTGCTGCATACCCCACCGTTACGGAATTATTTCCTGAGCGATAAGCACAATCGTTTTTATTGTGAGAGAGAGAACAGAACTATTGCAACTCGAAAGAGCGAGAGCAGTAAAAGCAAAAACAAGAATGTACAGTTGTGTTTGGCTTGTGATTTGGATGCCATCTTCTCTGCTGCATTTTCGGGTGATCGCAATCCATACAGCCCTGCCAAGTTTTTATACAG TTGGTGGCAGCACGCATCAAACCTTGCAAGCTATGAACAACAGGATGCGCATGAATTTTTCATATCCATGCTTGATGGTATTCATGAAAAGATGCAGAAGGATAAACGCAAGCACCACACCCAAG GAAGTGGAGATTGCTGTATTGCTCACCGTGTGTTTTCTGGGATCCTGAGATCTGATGTCATGTGCACATCCTGTGGCTTCACATCTACGACATACGATCCATGCGTGGATCTCTCCTTGGACTTGGAATCAAATTTGGCGGGCTCCGCAAAAACGACACCCACAAAATCCAATAATTCTGTCAATGTTGAAACAGATTCCATGAACACCAGCCAAAACTTCAGCATTTCTACGTTAATGGGGTGTCTAGATCGTTTCACAAGACCAGAGCGGTTGGGGTCCGACCAAAAATTTTTCTGCCAGCAATGTCAAGTGAGGCAGGAATCTCTTAAGCAGATGTCTATAAGAAAGCTTCCCTTGGTCTCCTGCTTTCACATCAAAAGGTTTGAGCATTCATCAATCCGTAAAATGTCAAAAAAAATTGACCGCTATCTACAATTCCCTTTCTCCATGGACATGGCTCCTTACCTATCATCATCCATCCTAAGAAGTAGGTATGGGAACCGAATCTTCCCATTCGACGGAGACGAGCAGGATCCTTCTAGCGAATTTTCATCGGAGTTTGAGTTGTTTGCTGTCATCACTCACTCGGGTAAACTTGATGCCGGTCACTACGTGACGTATCTTAGATTAAGTAATCAGTGGTACAAGTGTGATGATTCTTGGATAACTCAAGTCAATGACAACATTGTAAGATCTGCTCAAGGTTACATGATGTTTTACGTGCAAAAAATGCTTTACTATCGAGCGACCGAGCGAAAGGACTCTTCTTCTGTATGA
- the LOC140887946 gene encoding translocase of chloroplast 90, chloroplastic, giving the protein MASIKDWVLSQMVSKSIGSTRPLSASESCLDESLNEELGNQGFTNTNLIVQPVSAETPCSSGDNRMASHPISLGMESSSGSSFSSEETDLDPLVMVEALQINFLRILQRLGLSRDNLLVAKVLYRIQLATLIRAGESDLKRANFKLDIARVTAAEQEAIDIPKLNFSLRILVLGRTGVGKSSTINSIFGESKVITDAFHPATRQVQEIVGLVNGIRVSFIDTPGLLPSSTNSVSKNRKILHSVKRFVRKSPPDVVLYFERLDLIDMGYHDFSLLKLITDILGPAIWFNTNIVMTHASAALPEGPSGYPVSYDSYVSHCTNLVQHQIHLAILDTKLENPVILVENHPHCMMDNSGRKILPNGQLWTSQFMLLCVCTKILGDVNTILDYGDKIRLGRLSNVRHPSLPHLLSSFLKQSAHLSPSGADSETDELFFSDMEEDDEYEQLPPIRILTRAQFQKLTSSEKKDYLDELDYRETLYLKKLLKLEYIRRKENDNYGLGSDENTENQEGPPEAIMLPDMAVPPSFDSSSPVHRFRCLVTGDQLVARPVLDPHGWDHDVGFDGINLEITKEVTKNTIMHVAGQMSKDKQDFNIQSESTAAFIFPRGPAYSIGLDVQSAGKELICSIRGNTKLKNFKHNVTECGVLVTCHGNRYIFGSKIEDSISVRRRLNLKMNAGHVTGAGQVAYGGSFEATLRGKDYPVRDEKVSVSMTVLSFNNEPVLGGNLMSDFRLNRSTSMSVNASINSQKMGQLRLKINSSEHMEIALVAVVSIFRCLFRRKSKNNLSSRETLETG; this is encoded by the exons ATGGCAAGCATTAAGGATTGGGTTCTATCTCAGATGGTATCAAAGTCTATAGGTTCTACAAGACCACTCTCAGCATCAGAAAGCTGTCTAGACGAGTCTCTTAATGAAGAGCTAGGGAATCAAG GGTTCACCAACACTAATTTGATTGTGCAACCAGTTTCTGCTGAGACACCATGCTCATCTGGTGATAATCGGATGGCTTCGCATCCCATATCCTTGGGAATGGAAAGTTCTTCTGGCTCTAGTTTTAGCAGTGAGGAGACGGATTTGGATCCTCTTGTCATGGTTGAAGCTCTACAAATCAATTTTTTGCGTATTCTTCAACGACTTGGCTTGTCACGGGATAATCTTTTGGTGGCAAAGGTCTTATATCGGATCCAACTGGCAACTTTGATTCGAGCTGGTGAATCAGATTTAAAAAGGGCTAATTTTAAACTAGACATAGCTCGAGTCACAGCAGCAGAGCAAGAAGCTATCGATATACCAAAACTGAACTTCTCTCTTAGGATACTTGTTTTGGGTAGGACTGGTGTTGGCAAGAGTTCAACAATAAATTCCATATTTGGTGAGTCAAAGGTAATAACTGATGCATTTCATCCTGCcactcgtcaagtccaagagaTTGTTGGGCTCGTGAATGGCATCAGAGTATCTTTTATCGATACACCTGGCCTGTTGCCCTCGTCGACAAATTCTGTGAGTAAAAATAGGAAAATTTTGCATTCCGTGAAGCGGTTTGTTAGAAAATCACCACCGGATGTTGTTTTGTATTTTGAACGCCTAGACTTGATTGACATGGGGTATCATGACTTTTCATTACTGAAGCTTATAACTGACATCCTCGGCCCTGCTATTTGGTTCAACACCAACATTGTTATGACGCATGCCTCTGCAGCCCTTCCTGAAGGTCCAAGTGGGTATCCTGTGAGCTATGATTCTTATGTTAGTCACTGCACCAATTTGGTGCAACACCAAATTCACCTGGCTATTTTGGATACAAAACTTGAAAACCCTGTCATTTTGGTGGAGAATCATCCCCACTGTATGATGGATAACAGTGGGAGGAAGATACTTCCAAATGGACAGCTGTGGACATCCCAGTTCATGTTATTATGTGTATGCACCAAAATTCTTGGTGATGTTAACACCATTTTGGATTATGGGGACAAAATACGGTTGGGGCGTTTGAGCAATGTCCGACACCCTTCTTTGCCTCATCTACTCTCGTCTTTCCTCAAGCAGAGTGCCCATTTGAGTCCTAGTGGAGCTGATAGTGAAACTGACGAATTATTTTTTtctgatatggaagaggatgaTGAATATGAGCAACTACCTCCCATCCGTATTCTGACTAGAGCTCAGTTCCAGAAATTGACGTCATCTGAGAAAAAGGATTATCTTGATGAATTAGATTACAGGGAGACACTTTATTTGAAGAAGCTACTGAAACTAGAGTATATTAGAAGAAAGGAAAACGATAATTACGGTTTGGGATCTGATGAGAATACCGAAAATCAAGAAGGGCCACCTGAGGCAATTATGCTGCCAGACATGGCTGTCCCTCCAAGTTTTGATTCAAGTTCCCCGGTCCACAGATTTCGCTGCCTTGTTACAGGTGACCAATTGGTAGCAAGACCAGTTCTCGATCCACATGGATGGGATCACGATGTAGGTTTTGATGGAATCAACCTTGAGATAACCAAGGAAGTAACAAAGAACACAATTATGCATGTCGCAGGACAAATGAGCAAAGACAAACAAGATTTCAATATACAGTCCGAGTCAACGGCAGCTTTCATATTTCCAAGGGGACCTGCATACAGCATTGGCCTCGATGTCCAATCTGCCGGCAAAGAATTGATCTGTTCCATCCGTGGCAACACAAAGCTGAAGAACTTCAAACACAATGTTACTGAATGCGGCGTTCTTGTGACATGTCATGGAAACAGATATATTTTTGGTTCCAAGATTGAAGATAGCATCTCTGTTCGGAGGAGGCTGAACTTAAAAATGAATGCTGGTCATGTGACAGGTGCTGGGCAAGTTGCCTACGGCGGAAGTTTTGAAGCAACTTTGCGAGGGAAAGACTATCCTGTGAGAGATGAAAAGGTCAGTGTGTCGATGACAGTCCTTTCTTTTAACAATGAGCCAGTTTTGGGTGGAAACTTGATGTCTGACTTTAGATTGAACCGGAGCACGTCCATGTCGGTGAACGCAAGTATCAATAGCCAGAAAATGGGTCAGTTAAGGTTAAAGATAAACAGCTCTGAGCATATGGAAATAGCTCTTGTTGCAGTTGTCTCCATATTCAGATGCCTGTTTAGGAGAAAGTCCAAAAATAATCTTAGCAGTAGAGAAACTCTTGAAACAGGATAG